TCGAAGAGTTCATTAAGATAATGAATGAGACAAGGCCAAACCAAACAATAACCCTAACGGTGCTCAGGGATGGAAAAATTGAAACCCTCAAAATAACTCTAGCAAAACATCCCGAGAAACCAGGAAAAGGATTCATAGGAATTTACCCAACCCAGCATTTAACTTCAAAAATCGGATTTACGAAGGGATTAATGGTCTTATTCTTCACGTTCTACTGGATATATGTTCTTAACATAGGGATCGGACTAATGAACCTACTGCCTCTCTATCCACTGGATGGCGGAAGGATGCTCATGGACACACTCACCGAAAAGTTCCCGAGGCTCGGGAAGCCTATAGGATACTCGATCGTCGCATTGTCCCTTGTACTGCTTATAATAAACATATTGCCATCAATTAGGGGGCTGACAGGATGATTCAAGTGGCAATAGCTGGATCAAGTGACCCAAAGCCACTTGGAACTGCAATTAGAAAGGCGAAGGAATTCGCAAGAGCCCTTCCTCTTAACGTCATCCTTCTTACAGGGGGCAGAGGTGGAATAATGGAAATTGTTACGGAAGAGTTCACTAAGAGAGGTGGAATTGCCGTAGGAATTCTACCCTACAGCGATCAAGGAAATAAATTCAACACCATAAGGATAAAAACGGGTCTAAATCCTGTGGAGAGAAGTGGAATCCTTATAGAGTCGGCCGATGTTCTTGTAGTGCTTGGAGGCGGAGTTGGAACAATGATAGAAGCCCTAATGGCGTACAATCTGGGGGTCCCAGTGATAGTAGTTACGGGGACGGGATACGCAAGTGATAAGCTAGAGGAGTTGGCCAGAGATGGCTACTTTGACCACAAGAAAATAGTTAAAATTATTTTCACAGATGATCCGAGAGAAGCCGCAAAGCTCGCGGTGGAAATTGGAGGGAGAAAAAATGAAGCTGATAACGTTTGATGTCTGGAATACGCTACTTGATCTTAATTTAATGCTTGAT
This is a stretch of genomic DNA from Pyrococcus kukulkanii. It encodes these proteins:
- a CDS encoding TIGR00725 family protein, whose product is MIQVAIAGSSDPKPLGTAIRKAKEFARALPLNVILLTGGRGGIMEIVTEEFTKRGGIAVGILPYSDQGNKFNTIRIKTGLNPVERSGILIESADVLVVLGGGVGTMIEALMAYNLGVPVIVVTGTGYASDKLEELARDGYFDHKKIVKIIFTDDPREAAKLAVEIGGRKNEADNV